One Streptosporangium sp. NBC_01495 DNA window includes the following coding sequences:
- a CDS encoding RNA polymerase sigma factor has translation MSETSRTRAGVGGTFPVDEAGDRDAFPVGETGNRGTFPADRARERDTLSGDGDGDGDGDGDGVGCRDALPADGARDRDVSPADGAEADDASLIERSRREPEAFAAVFHRHAPEIKHYVTRRLGADAAEDVVADTFLAAFRGREGYDPSQPSARPWLYGIATNLIRRHKRVEVRQLRVLERTGVDPVTVPFTERSDERLSAGAVRRRLAAALARLPAGHRDVLLLVTWGGLTYTEAAQAMDIPVGTVRSRVNRARSKVRKELGGVDPTSVSEETFHG, from the coding sequence ATGAGCGAAACGAGCCGAACCCGGGCGGGGGTGGGCGGTACCTTTCCCGTCGACGAGGCGGGGGACCGTGACGCCTTCCCCGTTGGCGAGACGGGGAATCGTGGCACCTTTCCCGCCGATAGGGCGCGGGAGCGTGACACCCTCTCCGGCGACGGCGACGGCGACGGCGACGGCGACGGCGACGGGGTGGGGTGTCGCGACGCACTCCCCGCAGACGGGGCGCGGGACCGCGACGTCTCTCCCGCCGACGGGGCCGAGGCCGACGACGCCTCCCTCATCGAGCGGTCCCGGCGGGAGCCGGAGGCGTTCGCCGCGGTCTTCCACCGGCACGCGCCCGAGATCAAGCACTACGTCACCCGGCGACTGGGGGCCGACGCGGCCGAGGACGTCGTGGCGGACACCTTCCTGGCGGCGTTCCGCGGGAGGGAGGGCTACGACCCGTCGCAGCCCAGCGCGCGCCCGTGGTTGTACGGCATCGCGACCAACCTGATCAGGCGGCACAAGCGCGTCGAGGTGCGGCAGCTGCGCGTTCTCGAACGGACCGGCGTCGACCCGGTGACCGTCCCGTTCACCGAGCGCAGCGACGAGAGGCTGAGCGCCGGTGCCGTGCGGCGCAGGCTGGCGGCCGCCCTGGCGCGGCTGCCCGCGGGCCACCGGGACGTGCTGCTGCTGGTGACCTGGGGCGGCCTCACCTACACGGAGGCCGCCCAGGCGATGGACATCCCGGTGGGCACGGTCCGCTCGCGGGTCAACCGGGCCAGGAGCAAGGTGCGTAAGGAACTCGGCGGGGTCGACCCCACGTCCGTCAGCGAGGAGACCTTCCATGGATGA
- a CDS encoding GH39 family glycosyl hydrolase: MSTADAARRDWQARIYKASGEVTAAGRVEVAAPRGLRADSGGGHVTLTWEPVAGAIGYIVHRAPAEEGPYTSTEQRDVDVPAVPDPRYVDTRGEPAWYRVAAVTTMERTGPFAGPVFAAPLTEPGATALRVDASASTRPLPRPWKYMIGSEHLSYMLSADTVGGRPIGPELTEALRTMREELGVETVRAHAILCDDLGVYREDDGKPVHDFTRVDEVYDTITAFGMRPIVELSFMPRDLASDPSKTVFGYGAIISPPRDYDRWGDLVRDLTRHLVDRYGLREVVDNWAFEVWNEANLEVFWSGTPQEFFRLYDVSAAAVKDVHPDIRVGGPSSAANGWVQELIDHVDASGAALDFVSTHTYGNAPLDWRPVLERHGREGTPIWWTEWGPTPTHFHGIGDGPFGAAFLLHGMRSAAGRVDALAHWVASDHFEELGRPPALFHGGFGLLTVGNLRKPRYLALTLADRLGADELACSATGDVAGVEAWAARSATGAVGVLVWNGTLDQDRADGAAILSREVTLTVEGLPPGEYAVGHHRIDERHSNIRAVWAEVGGGADWPEGEQWERLHAANILDELEPARTVRAEDGTLRLEFTLPMPAVSYLEFTPV; this comes from the coding sequence ATGAGCACGGCCGATGCCGCACGCCGAGACTGGCAGGCCCGCATCTACAAGGCGTCGGGGGAGGTGACCGCGGCCGGACGGGTCGAGGTCGCCGCCCCCCGCGGCCTGCGCGCCGACAGCGGAGGCGGGCACGTCACGCTGACCTGGGAACCGGTGGCCGGGGCCATCGGCTACATCGTCCACCGCGCGCCCGCCGAGGAGGGGCCGTACACCTCGACCGAGCAGCGCGACGTCGACGTGCCGGCCGTGCCGGATCCGCGCTACGTCGACACGCGCGGGGAACCCGCCTGGTATCGGGTCGCCGCCGTCACCACCATGGAACGGACCGGCCCCTTCGCCGGACCGGTGTTCGCCGCGCCGCTCACCGAACCGGGCGCGACGGCCCTGCGGGTGGACGCCTCCGCGAGCACGCGGCCGCTGCCCCGGCCGTGGAAGTACATGATCGGCTCCGAGCACCTGTCGTACATGCTGTCCGCCGACACCGTGGGCGGGCGGCCGATCGGCCCCGAGCTGACCGAGGCGCTGCGGACGATGCGGGAGGAGCTCGGTGTCGAGACCGTGCGCGCCCACGCGATCCTCTGCGACGACCTCGGCGTCTACCGGGAGGACGACGGGAAGCCCGTGCACGACTTCACCCGGGTGGACGAGGTCTACGACACGATCACCGCGTTCGGCATGCGGCCGATCGTGGAGCTGTCGTTCATGCCGCGCGACCTGGCCTCCGACCCGTCGAAGACGGTCTTCGGCTACGGGGCGATCATCTCGCCGCCCAGGGACTACGACCGGTGGGGCGACCTGGTCCGCGACCTCACCCGGCACCTCGTCGACCGGTACGGCCTGCGGGAGGTGGTCGACAACTGGGCCTTCGAGGTGTGGAACGAGGCCAACCTGGAGGTCTTCTGGAGCGGTACGCCGCAGGAGTTCTTCCGGCTGTACGACGTGTCGGCGGCGGCGGTCAAGGACGTCCACCCGGACATCCGCGTCGGCGGCCCGTCGTCGGCGGCCAACGGCTGGGTCCAGGAGCTGATCGACCACGTGGACGCCTCGGGCGCGGCGCTCGACTTCGTCTCCACCCACACCTACGGCAACGCCCCGCTCGACTGGCGGCCCGTCCTGGAGCGGCACGGCCGCGAGGGCACGCCGATCTGGTGGACGGAGTGGGGCCCGACCCCCACGCACTTCCACGGCATCGGCGACGGGCCGTTCGGGGCGGCGTTCCTGCTGCACGGGATGAGGTCGGCGGCCGGGCGGGTGGACGCGCTGGCCCACTGGGTGGCCTCGGACCACTTCGAGGAGCTGGGCCGCCCACCGGCGCTCTTCCACGGCGGGTTCGGCCTGCTCACGGTCGGCAACCTGCGCAAGCCCCGCTACCTCGCGCTCACCCTGGCCGACCGGCTGGGCGCGGACGAGCTCGCCTGCTCGGCCACCGGCGACGTCGCGGGAGTCGAGGCGTGGGCGGCGCGCTCGGCCACCGGCGCCGTCGGGGTGCTGGTGTGGAACGGCACCCTCGACCAGGACAGGGCCGACGGCGCGGCGATCCTGTCGCGCGAGGTCACCCTCACCGTCGAGGGACTGCCCCCGGGGGAGTACGCGGTCGGCCACCACCGGATCGACGAGCGGCACTCCAACATCCGGGCGGTCTGGGCGGAGGTCGGCGGGGGCGCGGACTGGCCGGAGGGCGAGCAGTGGGAGCGGCTGCACGCCGCGAACATCCTGGACGAGCTGGAACCCGCCCGTACCGTCCGCGCGGAGGACGGGACCCTGCGGCTGGAGTTCACCCTGCCCATGCCCGCCGTCTCCTACCTGGAGTTCACCCCGGTGTGA
- a CDS encoding carbohydrate ABC transporter permease gives MVVSERVDSRESTGPAPAGARRPRGGFRRTGLAWMFVTPFVVMFAVFWAGPLLVELGMSFTDMRSTDVRDPLGVNLVGIDNYLRLFDDELMRKAAVNTLIFVVTALPLTIALGLGAAVALNSGIARLPAAFFRLGYYLPYVTSIIGVAVAWRFLLEPDAGLVNQLLGAVGVDGPRWLADENLALPVIIVMTAWRSFGFDMVVLLAALQGIPRELYEAAEVDGAGRWERFRSVTLPMLRPALLFCTVYSSIGFAQFMEEPLVMTRGGPAGATTSASLAIYNQFGSGNYGYAAAAASVLFTVIVALAVLQFRVGRSR, from the coding sequence ATGGTGGTCAGCGAGCGGGTGGACTCGCGCGAGTCCACCGGACCGGCCCCCGCCGGGGCGCGGCGACCCCGGGGTGGATTCCGCCGTACCGGCCTGGCCTGGATGTTCGTGACGCCGTTCGTCGTGATGTTCGCGGTGTTCTGGGCGGGGCCGCTCCTCGTCGAGCTCGGCATGAGCTTCACCGACATGCGCAGTACCGACGTGCGCGACCCCCTGGGGGTGAACCTCGTCGGGATCGACAACTACCTGCGGCTGTTCGACGACGAGCTCATGCGCAAGGCGGCGGTCAACACGCTGATCTTCGTGGTGACGGCGCTCCCGCTCACCATCGCCCTCGGCCTGGGCGCGGCCGTGGCGCTGAACTCGGGGATCGCCCGGCTGCCCGCCGCGTTCTTCCGGCTCGGCTACTACCTGCCGTACGTCACCAGCATCATCGGCGTCGCGGTGGCCTGGAGGTTCCTGCTCGAACCCGACGCGGGACTGGTCAACCAGCTGCTCGGAGCGGTGGGCGTGGACGGCCCCCGCTGGCTCGCCGACGAGAACCTGGCGCTTCCCGTGATCATCGTGATGACCGCCTGGCGGAGCTTCGGCTTCGACATGGTCGTCCTGCTGGCCGCCCTGCAGGGCATCCCCCGGGAGCTGTACGAGGCGGCGGAGGTCGACGGCGCCGGGCGCTGGGAGCGTTTCCGCTCCGTCACGCTGCCGATGCTCCGCCCGGCGCTGCTGTTCTGCACCGTCTACAGCTCGATCGGGTTCGCCCAGTTCATGGAGGAGCCCCTGGTGATGACCAGGGGAGGCCCGGCGGGAGCGACCACCTCGGCGTCGCTCGCCATCTACAACCAGTTCGGCTCCGGCAACTACGGCTACGCCGCCGCCGCCGCGAGCGTCCTGTTCACCGTGATCGTGGCCCTGGCGGTCCTGCAGTTCCGGGTCGGGAGGTCCAGGTGA
- a CDS encoding glucoamylase family protein: MRRRHTAVLAACLALVAAVPSPASATPSPAPSVSPSASPLVSPDVPLTTSAAGRQRELLRRYAVDTWKSMDAMTDPATGLPSDKIDGSLDPATRAKVTSPTNIATYLWSTVAARDTHLISRGEALRRVTRTLASTARLERHAPTGQFYNWYDPRTLEIVRTWPENGSAVQPFLSSVDNGWLAASLMMIRSAVPEVSKQAGALVNGMDFESYYDPQARPDAGTGLLRGGFWPEKPTGCSVESDYNDSGTKVHSTCHHYGALTEARIASYVGIALGQLPPEHYYGMWRTFPDTCDWSWAEQKPVGTWRTYMGVNVFEGTYGYRGMRLVPTWGGSMFEELMVTQLVPEDVWGARSWGRNQPVYIAAQIEHGMNEAKYGYWGFSPSNDPAGGYREYGVDAIGMDTPGYTSDQERTSVDYGFEGCREGQPEPESYGDGVVTPHASFLALRHAPDAALGNLARLRANFDSYGPGGFYDAVAVRSGKVAKQYLALDQGMIMIALGNALADDSLRRHFATRDVTARLAPVLRQEEWAVVPPK; the protein is encoded by the coding sequence GTGCGTCGTCGTCACACGGCCGTCCTGGCGGCCTGTCTCGCCCTGGTCGCGGCCGTCCCCTCTCCCGCCTCGGCCACCCCTTCCCCCGCCCCCTCCGTCTCCCCTTCCGCGTCTCCCCTCGTCTCCCCCGATGTCCCCTTGACAACGTCGGCGGCGGGGCGGCAGCGGGAACTGCTGCGCCGCTACGCCGTGGACACCTGGAAGTCCATGGACGCGATGACCGACCCGGCGACCGGGCTGCCCTCCGACAAGATCGACGGCTCGCTCGACCCCGCCACCCGCGCCAAGGTGACCTCGCCGACCAACATCGCCACCTATCTGTGGAGTACGGTGGCCGCCCGCGACACCCACCTCATCTCCCGGGGTGAGGCCCTGCGCCGGGTGACCAGGACGCTCGCCTCGACGGCCAGGCTGGAGCGCCACGCCCCGACCGGCCAGTTCTACAACTGGTACGACCCGCGCACGCTGGAGATCGTGCGTACCTGGCCGGAGAACGGCTCCGCCGTCCAGCCGTTCCTGTCCAGCGTCGACAACGGCTGGCTCGCGGCCTCCCTCATGATGATCCGCAGCGCCGTGCCCGAGGTCTCCAAGCAGGCCGGGGCGCTGGTGAACGGCATGGACTTCGAGTCCTACTACGACCCGCAGGCACGGCCCGACGCGGGCACCGGCCTGCTGCGCGGCGGGTTCTGGCCGGAGAAGCCCACCGGCTGCTCGGTCGAGAGCGACTACAACGACTCGGGGACCAAGGTCCACTCCACCTGCCACCACTACGGCGCGCTCACCGAGGCCAGGATCGCCAGCTACGTCGGCATCGCCCTCGGCCAGCTCCCGCCCGAGCACTACTACGGCATGTGGCGCACCTTCCCCGACACCTGCGACTGGTCGTGGGCCGAGCAGAAGCCGGTCGGCACCTGGCGCACGTACATGGGCGTCAACGTCTTCGAGGGCACGTACGGCTACCGCGGCATGCGCCTGGTGCCCACCTGGGGCGGCAGCATGTTCGAGGAGCTGATGGTGACCCAGCTCGTGCCGGAGGACGTCTGGGGCGCCAGGAGCTGGGGCCGCAACCAGCCCGTCTACATCGCCGCCCAGATCGAGCACGGCATGAACGAGGCGAAGTACGGATACTGGGGCTTCTCCCCGTCCAACGACCCCGCCGGAGGCTACCGCGAGTACGGCGTGGACGCGATCGGCATGGACACCCCCGGCTACACCTCCGACCAGGAGCGCACCTCCGTCGACTACGGGTTCGAGGGATGCCGCGAGGGGCAGCCCGAGCCGGAGTCCTACGGGGACGGCGTGGTCACCCCGCACGCGTCGTTCCTCGCGCTGCGCCACGCGCCCGACGCGGCCCTCGGCAACCTCGCCAGGCTCAGGGCGAACTTCGACTCCTACGGGCCGGGCGGTTTCTACGACGCGGTCGCCGTGCGCAGCGGCAAGGTCGCCAAGCAGTATCTCGCCCTCGACCAGGGAATGATCATGATCGCGCTCGGCAACGCGCTCGCGGACGACAGCCTGCGCCGCCACTTCGCGACCCGCGACGTCACGGCCAGACTCGCCCCCGTCCTGCGCCAGGAGGAGTGGGCCGTCGTGCCTCCCAAGTGA
- a CDS encoding carbohydrate ABC transporter permease gives MKRRFSTYALLSAGLVLVVLPFVWTLLTSFKPETEIRRDPPDFLPVRWTLGNYGELLEKMNITQVFVNSAVVALATVAGNLLFCSMVGYAFAKMAFRGKNVLFALVLTQMALPAIVVMIPQFVLIAKLGLVNTFLGIILPGLVTPLGIFLMRQFIADIPDELIHAARVDGAKEFRIFFRIVMPLCRPALATLGLITFLGSWNNFLWPAVVAQSEDKYTLPVALAIFNGYQGTQYGLLIAGAVVVVLPVLILFVFLQRFFTQGIASTGLK, from the coding sequence GTGAAACGCCGCTTCTCCACGTACGCGCTGCTCAGCGCCGGACTCGTGCTCGTCGTGCTCCCGTTCGTCTGGACGCTGCTCACCTCGTTCAAGCCGGAGACCGAGATCAGGCGGGACCCGCCGGATTTCCTGCCGGTGCGGTGGACGCTCGGCAACTACGGCGAGCTGCTGGAGAAGATGAACATCACGCAGGTGTTCGTCAACAGCGCGGTGGTGGCCCTCGCCACCGTCGCGGGCAACCTGCTGTTCTGCTCGATGGTCGGATACGCCTTCGCCAAGATGGCCTTCCGCGGCAAGAACGTGCTCTTCGCGCTGGTCCTGACGCAGATGGCGCTGCCCGCCATCGTGGTGATGATCCCGCAGTTCGTGCTCATCGCGAAGCTCGGCCTGGTCAACACCTTTCTCGGGATCATCCTGCCCGGCCTGGTCACCCCGCTGGGCATCTTCCTGATGCGCCAGTTCATCGCGGACATCCCCGACGAGCTGATCCACGCCGCGCGGGTCGACGGCGCCAAGGAGTTCCGGATCTTCTTCCGGATCGTCATGCCGCTCTGCAGGCCCGCCCTGGCCACGCTCGGCCTGATCACGTTCCTCGGCTCGTGGAACAACTTCCTCTGGCCCGCGGTGGTGGCCCAGAGCGAGGACAAGTACACGCTGCCCGTCGCACTGGCGATCTTCAACGGCTACCAGGGCACCCAGTACGGCCTGCTCATCGCCGGGGCGGTGGTCGTCGTGCTGCCGGTCCTCATCCTCTTCGTCTTCCTGCAGCGCTTCTTCACCCAGGGCATCGCCTCCACCGGACTCAAGTAA